In Notamacropus eugenii isolate mMacEug1 chromosome 1, mMacEug1.pri_v2, whole genome shotgun sequence, one genomic interval encodes:
- the PAX1 gene encoding paired box protein Pax-1 encodes MKITLGFKCCRSWKVSWERATEGLQGGSAAALRLPLPLPSRSVSSTKWGRDSQLSLSLPLCISARTRAHPDCARPNPSSRSGARQPALRAAMEQTYGEVNQLGGVFVNGRPLPNAIRLRIVELAQLGIRPCDISRQLRVSHGCVSKILARYNETGSILPGAIGGSKPRVTTPNVVKHIRDYKQGDPGIFAWEIRDRLLADGVCDKYNVPSVSSISRILRNKIGNLSQPNPYEATKQPPPQPALPYNHIYQYPYPNPMSPTGTKMGNHPGVPVSAGHVSIPRSWPSAHSVSNILGIRTFMEQTGALSGTDSSAYSPKMEDWAGVNRTGFPATQAVNGIDKAVMEADIKYPQPTPSLSTVGSFLPACAYPSSNQHGVYGGPGGGYLTPGHPWPAQGSPLAHHGPGVTVHGGDLATAMAFKHPSREVADRKPSSPVGKPQDTLNSLHGLSIPASSS; translated from the exons ATGAAGATCACCTTGGGGTTTAAGTGCTGCCGGAGTTGGAAAGTGTCCTGGGAGAGGGCCACCGAGGGGCTGCAGGGAGGCAGCGCAGCCGCGCTCCGGCTCCCGCTCCCGCTCCCCAGCAGGAGCGTCTCCAGTACGAAGTGGGGCCGTGACTCTCAGCTCTCGCTCTCCCTCCCTCTATGTATCTCCGCCCGTACCAGAGCACACCCGGACTGCGCCCGGCCCAATCCCAGCAGCCGCTCGGGCGCCAGGCAGCCGGCCCTGCGCGCTGCTATGG AGCAGACGTACGGAGAAGTGAACCAACTGGGCGGTGTTTTTGTCAATGGGAGACCTCTGCCCAATGCAATCCGACTTCGAATCGTGGAACTGGCCCAGCTCGGTATCCGACCGTGCGATATCAGCAGACAGCTCCGAGTGTCTCACGGCTGTGTGAGTAAAATTCTGGCGAGGTACAACGAGACCGGCTCCATCCTCCCAGGAGCGATCGGAGGGAGCAAGCCCCGGGTCACCACCCCGAATGTGGTGAAGCACATCAGGGACTACAAACAAGGAGATCCGGGTATCTTTGCCTGGGAAATTAGGGATAGACTCCTGGCCGATGGGGTCTGCGACAAATACAACGTGCCTTCGGTCAGCTCCATCAGCAGGATCTTGAGGAATAAAATTGGGAACCTGTCCCAGCCCAACCCTTACGAAGCCACCAAGCAACCTCCCCCACAGCCGGCACTGCCTTACAATCATATTTACCAGTACCCTTACCCCAATCCCATGTCACCCACTGGGACCAAGATGGGAAACCATCCCGGAGTTCCTGTCTCCGCGGGACACGTCAGTATCCCCAGGTCCTGGCCTTCTGCTCACTCGGTCAGCAACATCCTGGGCATTCGAACTTTTATGGAACAAACAG GGGCACTGTCAGGGACTGACAGCTCTGCCTACTCCCCCAAAATGGAAGATTGGGCTGGTGTGAACAGGACGGGTTTCCCGGCCACACAAGCAGTGAACGGAATTGACAAAGCAGTTATGGAAGCAGACATCAAATACCCACAG CCTACTCCGAGTCTTTCCACAGTGGGCAGCTTTCTCCCAGCCTGCGCCTATCCCTCCTCCAACCAGCACGGAGTGTACGGCGGGCCCGGAGGCGGCTATCTTACTCCGGGCCATCCCTGGCCCGCGCAGGGCAGTCCCCTGGCCCACCACGGACCCGGTGTGACCGTACACGGGGGAGATCTAGCCACGGCCATGGCCTTCAAACATCCCAGCCGAGAAG